TTTTTTAAGGAAATAACGATATCATGAAAAAAATTGCGATCACCCTCATGGCCTTGTGCTGTACTATGATGCTTATTTCTGCCTGCGGGCAACGGCCAAAGCTGGCTGAAGTAGGCAAACTGGCCCCGGATTTTACCTTGGTGGATCGACAGGGCAAGACCTGGAACCTGGATGATCTCAAGGGCCAGGTGGTCTTCGTGAATTTCTGGGCCACCTGGTGCCCTCCGTGCCGAGAGGAGATTCCATCCATGCAGACTCTATACACCTCTATGCCTGCCGATAAGTTTACGATGCTATCCATCCTTTATAAGGATAACCCTGTCGTTGCGGATGAATTGGCCACCAAGTTTGGTATGACCTTTCCAGTCCTGGTTGATCCGGACAACAAGGCTGGACTGGCATACGGACTGACCGGGGTGCCTGAAACCTATATCATTGATAAAAAAGGTGTGTTGCGAGAGAAATTCCTTGGTCCGGTGCAGTGGGATTCCACCGGTGTTAAACAGATGCTGATGAAATATGTCAATCA
The sequence above is a segment of the Desulfobulbaceae bacterium genome. Coding sequences within it:
- a CDS encoding TlpA family protein disulfide reductase, translated to MKKIAITLMALCCTMMLISACGQRPKLAEVGKLAPDFTLVDRQGKTWNLDDLKGQVVFVNFWATWCPPCREEIPSMQTLYTSMPADKFTMLSILYKDNPVVADELATKFGMTFPVLVDPDNKAGLAYGLTGVPETYIIDKKGVLREKFLGPVQWDSTGVKQMLMKYVNQ